The sequence below is a genomic window from Rudanella lutea DSM 19387.
AGGCCGCGCTCTACAACGAAGACTGGGCCAAAGCCCTCGAAAAAGCGCAGGCCGTAATCACATCGGGCAAGTACTCGCTCATGCCCGATGTGCGCAACGTGTACCGCTACGATGTGGAAGATGCCGCCCGGATTGAGAATATGTGGGCTTACGAAGTTGATCCGTTTTCGCCGGGCCGCTCACACCAGATGACCGGCCTCTGCGGTCCTCCGGGTAGCGCCGGCCCCGAGTACGGCCGCACCACCTTCGGGTCAATGTTTGCGTACATGTCGTTTTTCCGCAGCTTCAACCCCCTCGACAAACGTCGGCAGTTGCTCGACACCAACTACGTCGACAAAGCGGGCAAAGTGGTGCCGCAACGGAGCGTGACGCCCATCACCACCGATGGGGTACTCATCAAGAAATACCAGGACCCAGTCTCGACGGTGAATATTATTCCAAACATCCCGATTCTGCGTTTGCCCGACATGTACCTGATTGCGGCCGAGGCCGAGGCCCGGCTCAACGGGGCTACAGCAACCGCCTACGCCAACATCAACGCCGTGCGGAAGCGAGCAGGCCTGCCCGACCTCGCTACAGGCCTGAGCAAAGATGCCTTTATCGAGGCCGTGCTGCAGGAGCGGGCGTGGGAGTTCTTCGCCGAGGGCGACCGCTGGTACGACCTCACTCGCACGGGTAAGTTCCTGACAGTGATTCCGAAGGCGGTCAACAGCGTGTACCCAACCCGAAACGTACAGGCCAAGAACAAGTACTTCCCGATTCCGCAGGACGAGTTGAACGCCAACCCCAAACTCGAACAAAACCCAGACTGGAAATAATTGAGCGAATGAGTGATTGAGTGAATTGTAAACCCAATTTCAGTACTGGACATTAGATGTTGGACATTAGACATTAGACCTCCCTACAGAATGGTAGTAAGTCTAACGTCTAATATCTGCGGTCCGAATGCCCAGTACTGAAAAACTCAATCGCTCATTCACTCAATCACTCACTCATTATGCAAAAAGCAGACAGTTGGCTTGGTTTCTGGATGGCCCTGCTACTCGGGCTGACCGGTATTTCGGAGGGCAAACCCATGCCCGCGCCGAAAGCTGAGTCGGTGCGGTCGTACACCATCACCGAAAACGACACCACTGTTTATGTGCTACACCTGGCCCTCGACGGGACCGGACAACCCGCTTACTTTTTTCGGAATGTGTTTACACCGGTTTGCCTCACGGGCGAGTGCAAACCGGTGTATATCAACTTCTACTGGGACTTGCTGGGCAACTACACCCGCTTTGATTTTCCGCCCGGCGAGGAGCTCACCAAAATGGATCACAAGCCGTTTAAGCCCGAAGACTACGAGAAATTGCAGACCATTCTGGCCAATACCAACTCCCTGTTTAAGCAGGTGGCGATGGAAGACCTGGTTGGCAAGGGCACCGAAAATCTGGCCGACTCGGTGGATGCCAAAGCCGGGGCGACCCTCAAAACCGTAAAAAACGAAGTAATCGAGGGGGCCGTGTACACCTGTTACACCCTCTGGCATATTGCCCACGGCAAGGTGGTGAGTGAAATGCAGCGTATCACCGAGTCGTACCGGAACGAGGCCCTGCTCCACCGGTTTCTGACGGGCGCCAACCACCACTACCAGTACTGGGCGCTGGACCGGGTGCTGGGACCGGGCGGGCAGGTACCGCCGACGTTTGCGGCCGATGTGCAGGGCGTGGTTCGGGGCAAAAACATATTTACGGCTCGCTACGCCCTGCAAAAAGTGGCCCCCGATTTCTGGAACGACCCGCAGCGCCAACGCTGGCTCTGGGACACCTACCTGTCGGCGGGGTACACTCTGCAACTGGCCATTCTGAAAAAACTGACCACTATCCGGCTCCTGCCTACCCTAACCGAACCCCTGGCCGGGCACCTGCCCAATGCCAACCCCGAACAATTTACTTTATTGCTTAACCTGCTGGCCGCGCAACCCGGCTTATCCGACAAAACCCAGGTAAATCTGGCCGGGCAACTGAATGGGGCCAACCCGGACTATACCGCCCGGATTTACCAGCTGCTGACGAGCCTACGCCCCCGAAACCGGGCCGTACTGGCTCAGATGGCCCGTTTCCCGTCCAAACCTGTTCAAACCCAACACTGACATGAAAACTACAATTCGCCTAATTGTCCTCTTGCTATTGGCCCTGCGGGTAAGCGCTCAGGACCACGTTTTTGTCGAGACCGAATCGTTTGAAAACAAAGGTGGCTGGGTCATCGACCAACAGTCGTTTGTGGTCATCGGC
It includes:
- a CDS encoding RagB/SusD family nutrient uptake outer membrane protein; this encodes MKKKLIYLLPLLALTGCELEETIYSSIYTEAFYKTAADAEKGLIAAYDPLGDMYGGPAATLVSDFSDDQTYPRGVVGRNTLTLFTYDVNYTVQKSNSRTNESPQQIWASGYDGIEKANWIIAKVPDAVMPETRKKQIIGEAYFLRAFYLWMLTKNFGDVPIKTTPSYSEADAIVGKSPKAEVYKQIYSDLDMAFAAGLPSYPAVDKGRPSKEVVNALYAKAALYNEDWAKALEKAQAVITSGKYSLMPDVRNVYRYDVEDAARIENMWAYEVDPFSPGRSHQMTGLCGPPGSAGPEYGRTTFGSMFAYMSFFRSFNPLDKRRQLLDTNYVDKAGKVVPQRSVTPITTDGVLIKKYQDPVSTVNIIPNIPILRLPDMYLIAAEAEARLNGATATAYANINAVRKRAGLPDLATGLSKDAFIEAVLQERAWEFFAEGDRWYDLTRTGKFLTVIPKAVNSVYPTRNVQAKNKYFPIPQDELNANPKLEQNPDWK